In Silene latifolia isolate original U9 population chromosome X, ASM4854445v1, whole genome shotgun sequence, the following proteins share a genomic window:
- the LOC141623774 gene encoding uncharacterized protein LOC141623774 — MGSEWEMVNDEGFVYQRKKRSRIIGNGEAADPTAEEEAAAAAAVVELKERKKKRRRIALVKLKDKYKHELGVWQHLDTTLISMEQQQQQQQHQHLNQPSNINQQPHSILGFPSQSSFFLSHLFSQVEAQDAIIRDFSQLCEVAESLCSVHEEKAKQQFIDLPIWRSPRELMTSLCED; from the exons ATGGGGTCAGAATGGGAAATGGTTAACGACGAGGGTTTCGTATACCAGCGGAAAAAGAGGAGTAGAATAATCGGTAATGGAGAAGCAGCAGATCCAACGGCGGAGGAGGAGGCGGCGGCAGCAGCAGCAGTAGTTGAATTGAAGGAGAGAAAGAAGAAGAGGAGACGCATAGCACTTGTTAAACTCAAAGACAAGTATAAACATGAACTTGGTGTATGGCAACATTTGGACACCACCTTAATCTCTATggagcagcagcaacaacaacaacaacatcaacatctCAATCAACCTTCCAATATCAACCAACAACCCCATTCCATTCTAGGGTTTCCTTCCCAATCTTCTTTCTTCCTCTCTCACCTTTTCTCCCAG GTAGAAGCACAAGATGCAATAATCCGTGACTTCTCACAGCTTTGCGAGGTAGCAGAATCCTTGTGTAGTGTCCATGAGGAGAAGGCTAAGCAACAATTTATTGATCTCCCAATCTGGAGATCCCCTCGAGAACTTATGACATCTCTTTGTGAGGATTGA
- the LOC141619077 gene encoding uncharacterized protein LOC141619077 produces MTVLVPPPGCLENIDVSSVQLICTPIMSTSCPPFFFCFDLRWNKLTVIHPMNGVDVNYSDYVQPTKDRLINWVSPRFAAVADMMPELFIPPSILKSGEMDTGVYLFHLLEHYKGNKTDCPLIITSVSQLKRYALKLCLRIMTSGDNMLKATVERSAEEWNCVPMYDPFPC; encoded by the exons ATGACGGTGTTAGTCCCCCCCCCGGGTTGTCTGGAAAATATTGATGTTTCTTCagttcaatta ATTTGCACTCCAATCATGTCTACATCATGCCCACCGTTCTTCTTTTGTTTCGACCTTCGATGGAATAAATTGACAGTCATACACCCTATGAATGGAGTAGATGTTAACTATTCTGATTATGTGCAACCTACG AAAGACAGGCTCATTAATTGGGTTTCACCAAGATTCGCAGCAGTGGCTGACATGATGCCTGAGTTGTTTATCCCTCCTTCAATTTTGAAGTCTGGTGAAATGGATACCGGCGTCTATTTGTTTCACCTGTTGGAGCATTACAAAGGGAACAAAACTGACTGTCCTTTAATTATAACTTCT GTAAGTCAACTGAAACGCTATGCATTGAAGTTATGCCTTCGAATTATGACCTCCGGTGACAACATGTTGAAAGCTACTGTCGAACGAAGTGCAGAAGAGTGGAATTGTGTGCCTATGTATGACCCATTCCCTTGTTAA
- the LOC141619078 gene encoding protein FAR1-RELATED SEQUENCE 4-like, producing MVFVPFTAVDQHKRCVTVGAGLLSHESIEAYTWLFKAFLDAMGGCAPKVIITDQCPSMKPAIEEVFPDTSHRLCMWHIMKKLREKVDAYLWQDEDFKKRLNACVWNNHCEPDEFEEAWANIMIDYDLVDHPWFSSLYEIKEDGFCIF from the coding sequence ATGGTTTTTGTACCATTTACTGCTGTTGATCAACATAAAAGGTGTGTAACAGTAGGAGCGGGGCTACTATCACACGAGAGCATTGAAGCATATACATGGCTTTTCAAAGCATTTCTTGACGCAATGGGGGGTTGTGCACCAAAAGTAATTATAACTGATCAATGTCCTTCTATGAAACCAGCAATTGAAGAAGTATTTCCAGATACATCTCACAGGTTATGCATGTGGCATATTATGAAGAAACTTCGTGAAAAAGTTGATGCGTATTTATGGCAAGACGAGGATTTCAAGAAGCGTTTAAATGCATGCGTTTGGAACAATCATTGTGAACCTGATGAATTTGAAGAAGCTTGGGCTAATATCATGATTGATTATGATTTGGTAGACCATCCTTGGTTCTCGTCTCTCTACGAAATTAAAGAAGATGGGTTCTGCATATTTTAG